In a single window of the Labrus mixtus chromosome 20, fLabMix1.1, whole genome shotgun sequence genome:
- the LOC132954523 gene encoding interferon-induced protein 44-like → MGGEESKPATPPPTPPPSPCLRQPWRTLPTSTEDNLNFMKSYQPRNKGIKHLRILLHGPVGAGKSSFINSVESALRGVVTNRALTDATSGSSFTLKYQTYKIQKDEQSFYSIVFNDIMGLEANLNNGVQVEDVKLALRGHVKDGYKFRTNGPLTENDPGYESNPSLDDKVHVLVCVVPVSSVSLLDHKVVQKLKEVRLAASDLGIPQLAILTKVDTACPEVRSNIHNLHKSKYLKEKVEQFSAMLGIPINCIFLVKNYESEINTSDDINGPILTALRQMVNFGEDYLNYM, encoded by the exons ATGGGAGGAGAAGAATCCAAACCAGCCACACCCCCACCCACACCTCCACCTTCTC CTTGTTTAAGACAGCCATGGAGGACTCTGCCGAC GAGCACTGAGGACAATCTCAACTTCATGAAATCTTACCAACCTCGAAACAAAGGAATCAAACATCTCAGGATTCTGCTTCATGGACCGGTCGGTGCCGGCAAGTCCAGTTTCATAAACTCTGttgaaagtgctttgagaggCGTTGTTACAAATCGAGCTTTGACGGATGCGACCTCTGGGAGCAGCTTCACCCTAAAG TACCAAACATACAAAATTCAAAAAGATGAGCAGAGCTTCTATTCTATTGTTTTCAACGACATCATGGGCTTGGAGGCAAACCTCAACAATGGAGTCCAGGTGGAAGATGTCAAACTGGCCCTGCGGGGACATGTGAAAGATGGTTACAAG tttcgTACTAATGGCCCACTGACAGAGAATGACCCGGGCTATGAATCCAACCCCTCTCTGGATGACAAAGTCCACGTGCTGGTCTGTGTGGTTCCTGTCAGCTCAGTCTCTCTGTTAGATCACAAAGTCGTGCAGAAGTTAAAAGAAGTCAGACTAGCTGCAAGTGATCTGG gaattcCCCAACTGGCCATCCTCACCAAAGTTGATACAGCCTGTCCTGAGGTCAGATCAAATATTCACAACTTGCACAAGAGCAAGTACCTGAAGGAAAAG GTGGAACAATTCAGTGCAATGCTGGGAATTCCCATCAACTGCATCTTCCTGGTGAAGAACTACGAGTCAGAAATCAACACGAGTGACGACATCAACGGGCCGATTCTGACCGCACTGAGACAGATGGTAAACTTCGGAGAAGACTACCTCAACTACATGTAG
- the LOC132954728 gene encoding cell death-inducing p53-target protein 1-like → MEKGYPPQESAPPYPGPPLNYGGAMPQPEMYPQPGMYPQPGFYPTAPPAGYQAGVPYAPPAPAATVTHLVVTAGLHDSPGQALCPHCQQTVITVTHHTVGLMTWGICAGLTFFGCFLCCFLPFCIESCKDVEHRCPTCHKVIYIFKRC, encoded by the exons ATGGAGAAAGGATACCCACCACAGGAGTCAGCTCCACCGTACCCGGGGCCGCCTCTGAACTATGGGGGCGCCATGCCTCAGCCAGAGATGTACCCACAGCCGGGGATGTACCCACAGCCCGGATTCTACCCAACAGCACCGCCCGCTGGATACCAGGCCG GTGTTCCCTACGCTCCTCCTGCACCTGCAGCAACAG TCACTCACCTGGTTGTAACAGCGGGGCTTCATGACAGCCCGGGACAAGCTTTGTGTCCGCACTGCCAGCAGACAGTGATCACCGTGACGCATCACACAGTGGGCCTGATGACCTGGGGCATCTGTGCCGGCCTCACCTTTTTTGg gtgttttctctgctgtttcctccCGTTCTGCATTGAGTCCTGCAAAGACGTGGAGCATCGCTGTCCGACCTGCCACAAAGTCATCTACATATTCAAACGGTGCTGA